A window of Pseudoliparis swirei isolate HS2019 ecotype Mariana Trench chromosome 2, NWPU_hadal_v1, whole genome shotgun sequence genomic DNA:
GACGAGCAATCGCATGACGAACTCCTCACATGGGATACTTCCTCCCGTCCTGTTGTGAATGCTCACGTGACCACATGGCGGCGTGACTTACTGTCACGGCGCCATGTGGTCACGGCTCAACATTTACGGAAGCGGCAGGCTTGACACGACCGTCGGTTGTTTTTGTTCACATCGCATTCATTCAGGAACCGGCAGCGGGGCGGCGTGGACCTCTTTATGGCGCGCCTGATATGCATTTGAAAAGTCACAAACATGAAATCACATGCATGAGAACACACGTTGGATTACAGCGTGCGGTGTGTATCTGCGTCATGACAACGCGCCGGACAGGAAGTCGTTCCGGAGACTACCGAGTGGAAACGTATGGGAGGAAACACACATTcagacgatgacatcacactgGGTTTGCTTCGGATATGTAAAGTTAGCCAGGTCACGAGCGGCTACAGTAGGAATCTGAATGAATGAGTCAATGAGAAATCTGGACGGATTAAATAGTCTAGCCAGTCCAAGTATTCCCGAAAAAGGACTCTTGAATAAATCTGGGTCACATAAACAAGTTGAAATTCTATTTAATTAATGAGATTATTTACTTTTCAAACATAACTGCGTGTTTGGAGTGAGAGATGAAATGCCGTGTGGCTCCGTGTCCATTTCAATGTCTTGTTTCTGAAATGGTTTCCTTTAACTCTACCTCGATGACGAGTGAGAGTCGGCGTGGTTGTACTTAAGAAGAGTGAGGCCCATCTAGTCACCCGTCTCCGATATCCCCGATGTCCCTGGTGGTTGTTATGAATAATGGATAAACCAGgaagcagacacacagactgGGACGAGGTAGAAGCTGCAGCATGTGTAAACAATGAGGAGGAACAACCTCACCTGAAGAAGGCCTTGCAGCCTTCACACGTCAAGGCATTGAAGTGGAAACCGTTGGCCAGGTCTCCACACACAACGCAGGCttcgggctcctcctcttcatccgtcACCTTTCCGTCCTCATCCACCTCTTCGTTGGGCCGTGTGAACGCTTCTCGGATGATGCCAGTGTCCTTCTTACTCATTCTCCTTTTCTACTAAATCACGAAAAATTCCCTTTAGACATATGCTCTGCAATAATAACACGATAAGGCAACACTATTGTGGCTGAATTCAGTCGACCAATGGGTGGATAGAATACTATTATattgtcacggcgctattagagtggacccaatagcacgactcagacaggagtaacaaagaatactgtctttggttggaagcaggctgggtcaaaaccgggagataagccgaagaagcaaacaagtccaaaaaggggcggggcagagaatcagaggtcagaacaggcaggtcaggaatataatctaataacactggagaatttggcacaaaaacacaagacaatctggcagaggacaagtggaagtgagggagctaaatagtgagggactaatgaggggatgggctgcaggtgagaagggcgtgaggaccaggtgaaggtaatgagggactaacaaggtgatcagaggcaggtgaggggagttggattgacaagatgaaaacaactattacaaaaaggaaggcatggagctaaactgttacatatattatatctttGAATAAAGGTGCAGTGGCGCATGCGTTTGAATTAAGGCTCAGTTGAGATATTTAAGACTATTAAAGCCTTTCAATGTAATCTATTCCCTGAGGCTAAAAGGTCACCATGAGGAACCATTTCAAACTCTATCaaagaacattaaatatcaCCAAGTACTCAACAGAACCACGTTATGCTCTCATTACTTCCACATGCACGTGTGAAATTGCTTTATCTGTCACCACAATCGTACTTTAATCCAACTTGGAACTCTTCGTAGCCTCGGTAAGACATAGAGGCAAATGGGTGAATAATAGTTTTGTAAAATcgtatttttgtttttcaaatctTCAAGCCACAGACCTGAAGGTTATATTTTGTCATGCTCAAATACATATTTTCAGTGTCAATAAATGTGATGCTGTATGAATCCACAATACGACGTCATTCGACACAATCATTCGGCGTATTTTATGGAGGCCTACTTCAGGGGTGGTGTGTCCTTTAAACAGCACGGAAACAAGCAAAGGGCACTCTTTGGTAGCCTGAACTATATAAAGAGTGGTCCTGCATCTCCTGtggccggtgttacggtttaagaagcgaccgtgttagcTAGCGACTCACTTTGAACCCAACGCGaccgttgttgtcgtagttacagtCTTTTGAAAATAGTAGGAAAACACGTAGCATGAAACATGTTAAATTTTTTATAGTATACATGTTTATAAATACGAGAGGGTTTGACACCATTGCACAATTAAaccaagcggcattcacgaggacagctatacgtgttctctattctatttttattattttatagatCCTGTGTTGTGTGTAATGTTTTGCAATTGTATTCAACGCGCGTCCCAACATGTTCTCCCGTGCGCCCCCTGTGGCTTCAATATTTAAATGACGTCAGTTGGTCGGTGATGAGATATGAATCCATTCTAGAATTCTTGCTCCTTCGCATTATCTCCATGGACTCAAAACACCTCTCGGGACCCAAGAGACCAGTCGACCTTCAAGAAACTCTCGTACTCCAGGAACTCGAGATGAGCGACCAGGCCGAACCTTCGCCCAGGCGCTCCGTGTTCAACGACCTCCGTCTGGAGGGACAGTTTTGCGACGCGGTCATCAACGTGGAGAACGTGGCGTTTGACGTCCACAgggtcatcctgtgtgactgcaGCGAATACTTCATGTGAGTTGTATCTGAAGCTTGTGAACGTCTAATCAACAATAATTATGAACTTCCATgaagtgttgtatgctacattgaTTGCAGAGTGcagttatttatgattattattgtattattattatttgaatgcTACAGTGCTAACTCAGTTCCATAGCAACTAGATTTGCAGATCAACACAGTAGCATTGAggattgtgtgtgttcagaaaaGTGACCAGATTACTTTAATGCAACTTGAGATGCTCGACAACGGAGAAGCTGCACAACACGGAGATGAATTGAGAtcacaaaacaaaattaaatacaaaatgtaacatGAAATATTTGAGACATTCTTACTGCGAGTTACACTCTGATGTCCGGTGGTGAACGTGTTGTATAATTCCCCTTTCATACTAAACGGGGTCGTGTGTCGAttttattggagggaaattcatctagctgtagatgttttatatgacggaggtatgtgctcctgtgtgagctgggttgtgttgacttgagtcttagttttggttttattcatgctgtgattttttttcttcttttttaaaatattatctgtcactgttttatgttgtattgtatggaactttgtgtgacgtgctgctgctgctgtcttggccaggacactcttgtaaaggagatttttaatctcaatgaggcatttcctggttaaataaatttaaaataaaataaaatacaaaattcaaAGATCTGAAGTCTATTTCCAACTCTTTGCTTCTATGTTTCGCCCTCAGTTCTCTCTTCGGACGCTGTTGCCCAGCAGACAAGAAGGTCTTCGTCATTCCGGGAGTGTCTCCCGACGCCATGCGGCTCATCGTTGAGTTTGCGTACACTGGCTCCGTTTCAGTGACTGCAGAAAACGTgcgggagctgctgctggcggcTGACCAGCTCGACGTGATGGACGTCGTGCAGACTTGCTGCGACTTCCTCGGGGAGCAGCTCAGAGCGGACAACTGCATCGGCATCTTTGAGTTCACCGACATCGTCTTCTGCCCCGAACTGCAGTGCAGGGCCTACCGCTACGTGGTGGAGCACTTCGAGGAGGTGGCCCGCCACGAAGAGTTCCTGCAGCTGTCCCTGCAGCAGCTCATCGACATCCTCGAAAGAGACGACCTCAACGTGAGGAACGAGAGCGTCGCCTTCGAGGCCGTCCTTCGCTGGATCGACCACGCGCCCGAAACACGGAAAGCACACGTGGCGGTGCTCTTTCCAAAGGTATGATAACCTTCGGTCACTTCGTTTGGACTTGCACCTTCAGCATTTGGCTGACGGTGTTTACCAGATTCAATTCAACACTCCTGTCCCTTTCTCTCTGCGTAGGTGCGACTGGCCTTGACGAGTTTGAACTACATGCGGCTCAAGGTTCTGTCCAATGAGCTGGTGAGCACCAGCACTGAGTGCCTGTCGATGGCCCGGGGTGTCCTCGAGGCCATCGGTCACATCCGGACCAGCAGGCCTTCGCTCAGCAACCCTCTCCTCCGCCCTCGCCTCCCGAACGCCGTCCTGTTGGCCATCGGAGGCTGGAGCGGCGGCAATCCAACCAACGGCATCGAGGCGTACGACTTCCGCGCCGACCACTGGATGAACATGACAGACAATTGCGAGCGTCTCCGCGCCTACCACGGCACCGCCGTCCTCAACGGGAGCCTCTACTGCGTCGGCGGCTTCGACCGGTTGGAGCATTTCAACAGCGTGCGCAGGTTCGACCTGAGGACGCGCGTCTGGCACGAGGCCGCCCCCATGTGCCACCGCCGCTGCTACGTGAGCGTCACCGCGCTGGACGGATGCGTCTACGCCATGGGAGGCTTCGATGGGAACTCGCGGCTCTGCAGCGCCGAGCGCTACAGGCCCGAGGCCAACCAGTGGAGTCTCATCGCGCCGATGCACGAGCGCCGGAGCGACGCCAGCAGCACGACGCTGCACAACAAGGTGGTGGGGGAAAGTGTCTGGGAGTTATTTAAGGGCAACAGAGTAAATGTGTACCTGTAGTTTACCTTGTTTCCATGGGACCTGATGCAGTTGTCTTGAGGTGCATTGAGTAATTGGCCAGAGGGAAGTGTGTCAGACTGAAGGTCTTCAGAGACCGATGGGCTCTCTAGAGaatgtgtgatgttgtgtgcaTGGAAGTGAAAAgaggtgcatgtgtgagttagtgtgtgtgtgtgtgtgtgtgtcactattgCACACTGTGGTTAATTTGTATGTGGATGGTCAAgtagaaagaaaacatgtcaacactTATTATCTGGATGGCACTGACATAAACAAGaatcccctttctttttttagacaGTTTGTTTATAGCTTGTCTCAGGTTTGTAATCATGATTTAAAGAAACTTTACTAAGATGATGCAACGTATTAGATATTAGAGACCAACACCAATAGTTGGGCGATGGGAATCATCCTGCTAGAGTAGAAAGATCTCGGTATAATTTATAAGGAGTTGAAGCCAGAAGAAGTGATTCTTTACTTaacccctcctgttctccccaGCTTTACATCTGCGGGGGCTTCAATGGGACGGAGTGCCTGCAGACGGCTGAGTGCTACCTCCCGGGGGCCGACCAGTGGACGATGATCGCCCCCATGAGCATCCCGCGCAGCGGAACTGGCACCGCTGCATATGCAGGTCTCGTGTATGCAGTAAGTTCACATGAAACTCGTGTGACGTTCAGTCAACGGATGAATCAGAAGGAGTCGAGTgtgagtttcttttctttcaccatATATGTCACTTGCTGTCCCAAAGGTTGGCGGCTTTGATGGCAACAACCGTCTGAACACTGCAGAGGCGTACGACCCCGTGAACAACAGCTGGCAGGAAGTGACGCCCATGGCGACGCCCCGCAGCAACTTCGGCATCGAAGTGCTGGACGACCGTCTCTTTGTTGTCGGGGGCTTCAACGGCAACACCACCTGCTACAACGTGGAGAGCTACGACGAGCTGACCGCTGAGTGGACGGAGGCTTGTGACATGGACATTTCCCGCAGTTCCCTGAGTTGCTGCGTGGTGTCCGGGCTCCCCAACATGGCCGACTACGCCGTTCCCCGGGACGCCCTGCCGCTGTTACACGAGGATGCAGACTCGGACAAACACTCCTGAACCGTGCCATCATCCACACGGTTTTAGGACCTAACActacaaaagagaaataaaatgtctttgtgCGTTAATCTGCTGTCACTCCAGATAACCCGGCTGCTAGCTGCCGGCaaatacaaagaaaacacacatccagaggtgttggctcatTTCAGACCTCTaaccccccttcctctctaaggTCCTTGAGGAAGTGGTCTCacaccagttgtgtgactttctacatcatattagttcatttgaggagtttcagtcaggatttataAAACTgcaactctttattatcaggctgctctaataagtagaGACAGAaggtcggcgtttctcaatatgcgttcttgtccgtactttcctctacttgtgtcctcgtggacTTGTgtaacgtcatcagtctcagcccgagtacatgttccaattcaaagttcgcttctcgcaaagcacggtcaaaatgcccggatgtgacttgatcctcccactttccggaggatgcatcagtgGAGACTTGAtgactttttctaaatactactgttgagtcacggaatgtaattttaggatgttttcaggtgAGAAGTtaatagtttaaaaatcaaatctgtggtcggtttgttatgattcagcccaATAAAGATCTGCGCTGTAGATTTGAGGCTCTACTCcacagcgccgggcggtcagcgcgctgtgtggccgtcgacagcagcctgatctcggcagacTTTTTCAAATGCTCCgttggctctgacgtctccgtagtggtttaacatgagatataatttggTTTgaaggatctaacgagcacagagtttattatttattcacagataatgttacatcagtttgactgagggttaagattcataacttaatattttaatgaaactttaacgttgaactatagtgctgtctttttcttttagaccgaattgtttgcaattacatgtgtaatatagctatatatacatacaattatagatatgtatataacatttattatatatatatacatatttatatataatctcaatatttataaacaatatatataaatgttttattttgtacaaaatattaatacaattatatatgtatgatttttttatttttaagtgtatatatatatatatccacacacacaattcaaaataaaataattatatttaaagaataatgagaaaagcagggttgtcatattttgtttgactgtaaaacataatttacagtgaacaattggagtaaactcaggagcaagaacagctgatgtggtgacgtcatcaagtcagctgctgttcactgactttcagtgcttagggcgccacactgacaaaaccagcagaattcagtgcactgaaagtacccggatggcgcactgcaaacggggttagggttagggttaggtgctagtgactatttttttgctccatcccaatgcgcgcagaccggcgtcggagctctgcagcggaacaatcgatcgccgtattgagcacccctgcattcaagcattaaatagccgagaggttttttcagcgtgaggaattcgatgtgtggcgggagtgcgtgagataagaccgaaatgcgtgagtctcacgctcaatgcgtgagatttgagagccctgtaataCAGTGTCAACCCCTCGCATATACaacataatatatactataccaATTAAACAATGCGGCTGTTACGAGGGCAGCGACAGGTTTCGGTAACTAGGACAACAACGGTCGCGTTCGGTTCA
This region includes:
- the LOC130200646 gene encoding kelch-like protein 10 gives rise to the protein MSDQAEPSPRRSVFNDLRLEGQFCDAVINVENVAFDVHRVILCDCSEYFISLFGRCCPADKKVFVIPGVSPDAMRLIVEFAYTGSVSVTAENVRELLLAADQLDVMDVVQTCCDFLGEQLRADNCIGIFEFTDIVFCPELQCRAYRYVVEHFEEVARHEEFLQLSLQQLIDILERDDLNVRNESVAFEAVLRWIDHAPETRKAHVAVLFPKVRLALTSLNYMRLKVLSNELVSTSTECLSMARGVLEAIGHIRTSRPSLSNPLLRPRLPNAVLLAIGGWSGGNPTNGIEAYDFRADHWMNMTDNCERLRAYHGTAVLNGSLYCVGGFDRLEHFNSVRRFDLRTRVWHEAAPMCHRRCYVSVTALDGCVYAMGGFDGNSRLCSAERYRPEANQWSLIAPMHERRSDASSTTLHNKLYICGGFNGTECLQTAECYLPGADQWTMIAPMSIPRSGTGTAAYAGLVYAVGGFDGNNRLNTAEAYDPVNNSWQEVTPMATPRSNFGIEVLDDRLFVVGGFNGNTTCYNVESYDELTAEWTEACDMDISRSSLSCCVVSGLPNMADYAVPRDALPLLHEDADSDKHS